One stretch of Bombina bombina isolate aBomBom1 chromosome 7, aBomBom1.pri, whole genome shotgun sequence DNA includes these proteins:
- the LOC128636527 gene encoding olfactory receptor 6-like yields the protein MDLFSTTITQQKVLIAYILGDNTIPFMGCMAQMYIFLTITCDEFLILTAMSYDRYVAICNPLHYPMVMNRRVCLLLATVCWMLGFLDASPYLWLLSNFSCYRSNEINHYFCDIVPLMKLTCNDTSILEVYTVIAGFTVIGLIPSLLTVTSYGFIINTVLRIRTNAGRRKAFYTCYSHLTVVILLYTSLFSQYTKPTSEDNSNTKKLLSLFNTAAVPVLNPLIYSLKNKDVKSAVRRRLQCFKAIF from the coding sequence ATGGATCTCTTTTCTACAACCATTACGCAACAAAAGGTGCTTATTGCCTATATATTGGGAGATAACACTATTCCCTTTATGGGTTGCATGgcacaaatgtatatatttctGACTATAACCTGTGATGAGTTTTTGATACTAACGGCAATGAGTTATGATCGATATGTAGCCATCTGTAACCCTTTACATTACCCAATGGTCATGAACCGTAGAGTCTGTCTTCTGTTGGCCACTGTCTGCTGGATGTTGGGATTTTTAGATGCATCACCTTATCTTTGGTTACTATCAAACTTTTCTTGCTATAGGTCCAATGAAATTAATCACTACTTCTGTGATATTGTTCCTCTTATGAAACTTACTTGTAATGATACCTCTATACTGGAAGTTTATACAGTGATAGCTGGATTTACAGTGATTGGCTTAATTCCTTCTTTACTTACTGTCACCTCTTACGGTTTTATTATAAACACTGTTTTGAGAATTCGTACTAACGCAGGAAGACGTAAAGCCTTTTACACATGTTACTCACACCTCACTGTTGTTATACTTCTTTATACATCACTTTTCTCCCAATATACAAAACCAACTTCTGAGGACAACTCAAATACTAAAAAACTATTATCTCTCTTTAATACAGCTGCAGTGCCTGTGTTAAATCCTTTAATTTACAGCTTAAAAAACAAGGATGTCAAGTCAGCAGTGAGACGGCGGCTGCAGTGTTttaaagctatattttga